The following DNA comes from Capsicum annuum cultivar UCD-10X-F1 chromosome 7, UCD10Xv1.1, whole genome shotgun sequence.
TGTAGGAAGAGGATGGGGATACGGGATATCAGCAGGCACGATGGTTCTGGGAGTGGCTGTATTGATCGGTGGAACAACGTTGTATAGATTCAAGAAGCCTCAAGGAAGTCCTTTGACTATCATATGGAGAGTTCTGTTATTGGCTTGGAGGAAGAGAAATCTTTCCTACCCTTCTGATCCTGGCTTCTTGAACGAATATCATAATGCAAAAGTCCCACATACACATATGCTGAGGTAAGCATCATCTTAGAAGTAAAAAATACCAGCCTGGAGAAACCTGTCTAACTAATTGCAGTTACCTAAATAAGACtattatctaccctcaactattCCACGTAAAACACTGGAACCATGGTAGACATGGACTAGACCAATTGAAACATAAAGTGGACATGAGCCTGTTCAGGACCATTCCAAGTTTCCAAGATAGGGTGGCATCCCAGTATCGCTAGGCAGACGTAGCCATACCAAACAGAATGCACAAAATGGGCAATAGACAACACAAGTATGGAATCTTCAACCAAAATGTAACAGCCAGGATTAACCATAATGTAGTTTTAGGCCAATTAAGAATTATCATATGAAATTAGTAGTCAAAAAAGTTATCTGATGTAAATATAAGCTGACCAGTTCTAGTTCTTGTTATCAAATAGGTGTCTTGACAAGGCAGCCATTCATGATGACTGTGCAACTGCAAATGAAGATAGCAAGAACCCTTGGATAGTTTCAACAGTTACAAAAGTTGAAGAAGTGAAAATGGTGCTTAAATTGATTCCCATATGGTCCACATGCATACTTTTTTGGACAGTATACTCTCAGATGACTACCTTCACCATTGAACAAGCTACCTTCATGAATCGGAATGTCGGCAACTTTGCCGTCCCTGCAGGATCCTTTTCTGTCTTTCTCTTTATTAGCATACTTCTCTTTACTTCCATAAATGAAAGAGTCACTGTACGTATTGCCAGAAGAATCACTCACAATAGCCAAGGAATTACAAGCCTTCAGAGAGTTGGAATTGGACTACTACTCTCTATTGTTGGTATGGTAGCTTCAGCTTTGGTAGAAAAACGACGAAGGGAACATGCCATCCATCATAACTTCAATATAAGAGCTTTTTGGTTAGTCCCTCAATTCTTCATAGTCGGTGCTGGGGAAGCTTTTGCTTATGTAGGTCAGCTAGAATTTTTCATCAGGGAGGCACCAGAAGGGATGAAATCTATGAGCACAGGCCTATTTCTCAGCACACTCTCAATGGGATATTTTGTGAGTAGCTTGCTGGTGTCCCTTGTACAGAAAGCAACAAAAGGAAGATGGCTTAAAAGCAATTTAAACAAAGGAAAGCTGGATCTTTTCTACTGGATGCTAGCAGTCCTTGGagtaattaatttcttgattttcattgCTTTTTCTATGAAACACCAATATAAGGTGCAAAATCTTAGCAATCTTGAGGATTCTGCAGAAGAGCTTGGGAATTGGAAAAATTTGAACCTCAACAACCAGGAAAACAGGCTCGAAgcagaggaggaggaggaagccTAAAAATTCCATGAAGATAATCTCGGTTTAAGCTTTTTATTGTCAAATACAGCTAAGTACTTCTGAAGATGGCATACGACAGCATATGAGCTTTCAACGAATCATTCATTTCCAAAGTTTGTACTGTAGGACCGTATTCAATTATCAAAGAATCAATAATAATTTGCAACAAGTCTTGAGTTCTGTTTAGATTAAaacatccttttttttttttggatgcaTTGGATGTTCTAAGAACATCAGAGTGAAGAAATTTGATCAATTCAGCAAGCCCAAGGTGATCTATTTCCTGTTTTAAGTAGTGGTGTAACTATGGATACTTGGTTACTCAGCTAGGAAGGTGCAATGCTGAATACCAGAAAACCATTCAAGTCAGAAAAAGAAGATCTTTTAAATTACTGAATAAACTTATATACTATGGGATAAAGCTTCTGATAACTTTTATCAAAGAAAACAAAGGGAAATGGAAGAAGGGCTTCTGTCGTTGGACTTCACTAGAAAATATTACACTGTTCCTCAATTTTAGCCCCATTTCTGTTTGATGGTCAATTTGAGTAATTTTCGCTCCCGTTACTAGACACAAAGTAATTCACTTTTTTTAAACATAGCTACATTCCTACTTGAAAATGACAACATGATACATTTGAAAGTTTTGGTCACTTTCTTTGTCACTTGGAAAGCAAAAACTGACAGCAATTATGGGATTTAGGAAATAATAAATTGTATAAGAACA
Coding sequences within:
- the LOC107878177 gene encoding protein NRT1/ PTR FAMILY 6.4, whose amino-acid sequence is MVLVDNHVGKDGAEDGSLVDFRGNPVDKSRTGGWLAAGLILGTELSERVCVMGISMNLVTYLVGDLHLPSSKSANIVTNFMGTLNLLGLLGGFLADAKLGRYLTVAVFASIAAVGVTLLTLATSIRSMKPPECDPRKGGQCIEASGQQLALLYTALYTLALGGGGIKSNVSGFGSDQFDPSDPKENKSMIYFFNRFYFCISLGSLFAVTVLVYLQDNVGRGWGYGISAGTMVLGVAVLIGGTTLYRFKKPQGSPLTIIWRVLLLAWRKRNLSYPSDPGFLNEYHNAKVPHTHMLRCLDKAAIHDDCATANEDSKNPWIVSTVTKVEEVKMVLKLIPIWSTCILFWTVYSQMTTFTIEQATFMNRNVGNFAVPAGSFSVFLFISILLFTSINERVTVRIARRITHNSQGITSLQRVGIGLLLSIVGMVASALVEKRRREHAIHHNFNIRAFWLVPQFFIVGAGEAFAYVGQLEFFIREAPEGMKSMSTGLFLSTLSMGYFVSSLLVSLVQKATKGRWLKSNLNKGKLDLFYWMLAVLGVINFLIFIAFSMKHQYKVQNLSNLEDSAEELGNWKNLNLNNQENRLEAEEEEEA